CCGAACATCTATTCGTCGGCCACCGTGACCCGCGACGTGTACACGCTGCGCGCCAATGTGCGCGCCGGCAACTCGGGCGGACCACTGCTCGCCGCCGACGGCACCGTCCTCGGCGTGGTGTTCGGCGCCGCCATCGACAAGCCGGACATCGGCTTCGCACTCACCACGGCCGAGGTGGCGCCGGTCGTCGCCCGGGGCCTGGTCGACGACACCCCGGCGGCCACCGGCGCCTGCACGGCCGACTAGTGACCGGCTGCGTCAGACCGACGAGCTCAAGAACGCAGCGATCCGGGCGTTTACGATGCCGGGCGCTTCCTCGGCCGGGTAGTGGCCGACTCCCGGAATGACCTCGAAGGTGTAGGCACCGGCGCACTGGTCCTTCGTGCCGCGAAGCGCGGCGGCCGGGGTGAACCGGTCGCCCTCGCCGACCAGATGCAGCACCGGAGCGGTCAGCGGGCGGGCCAGCGCCTCGCGGTGCCGGTGACCGTCAGAGCGATACGGCGACCGGGCGACCCACCGCAATGGTTCGATCGCGCCGCGCGCGGCGCCGGGCGTCACGATGGCCCGCCTCATCCCGGCGATGGTCCGGGTGAAGTCCGTGGAGGCGGCCCACGCCGGCCCGGCGTGCGAGCGGACGATCCGTTCCAGCAGCGATCCACCCGAGGCGGCCAGCCGCCGGTCGGGTGCGATCGGCAGCGCGGCGAAGGTCAGCAGGCGCCCGTACGGGTCGGTCCGGACGGGACGGCGCAGCCGCGCCATCCGACCGGGGTGCGGGGCACTGATGGCGACGACCGATCGAACCAGGTCCGGGTACATGATCGCGGTGTTGAACGCGAGCACGCCGCCGTAACCCTGACCGACGAGGATCGCCTCCCGCTCGCCCAGGGCGCGGATCATCCCCGCGACGTCGGCGGCCAGCGTGAACGCGTCATATCCGCGCGGTGGTTTGTCGGAATCCCCGGCGCCGCGCAGGTCCGCGGCGACGGCGTGATGTCCGGCTTCGGCCAGGTCCGGCAGTTGGTGACGCCAGTTCGTCCAGATTCCGCCGAAGCCGTGCAGCATCAGCACCAACGGGCCGGTGCCGGCCGAGACCAGATGGAACCGAATGCCGTTGGCGCTGACCGACCGGTGGGCCAGGGCGGCCGAGTTGTTGGTGACGGATGCCGCGGTCACCGGCGGAAGTGGAGGTCGAGACGGAGCCCTGGCCAGATCGACCGGATCGCCCGGGTTCACCGCGCGGCGGGCGGCTCGGAATGCTTGGCCGCCGACTTCAGCGTCGAGGCGGTCTCGGACAGGGTCGAGATGGTGCGCTCGGGCTTCTTGACCTTCTTGACCTTCTTGATGCCGAGGAAGGCCAGCAACCCCACCATCGCCAGCATGGCACCGAACACGATGGTGAAAGCGGCCCACCGCGGCAGCCAGATGTCCAGGATCTCGCCGATCATGAACCAGAAGAAGAACAGGCTGAACAACCCGATCACACCGGCCACGATGAAGAAAACGGCACCGGTCAGAGCGGTCTTGACCGAGGCGGCGACCTCCAACTTGGCCAGTTCGATCTCGGCCCGGACCAGCGTCGACATCTGCACCGTGGCGTCTTTGACGAGGGCTCCGATGGACGCGCTCGTGTCGACATCGGGCTCGGCGACCAACCCGATCGCCGGACGGCCGGTGTTCCCGCCGTAGTTGACGGGCGGCTGCGGGGTGCCTGACATGGTCACGTCCCTCTCTCAAAGGTTCCTGCTGCTCGTTCTGGGACACCGGCACATGGCCGGCCGATGCATCGGGTGGAGCTGACCGCCGCACTGCGGGCTCGAGGGTTCATCGTGCCATGTCGCGCGGCCGTCTCGGTCCTTCGCCCCACGGCGCCGGGCCGAGGATCGGTGCCGCCCCGGGCGGTTGGTGTTCGGGGCTCAGCTCACGCCGATGGCGATCCGTGGGTGACCGCCGGGCTTGAGCCATTGCATGATCTTGACCAGGGTTCCCTGATCGATGGAAACGCAACCGGCCGTCGGGCCGCCGTCGGTGACGTGCAGGAAGAAGGCGCTGCCACCGCCGGGCACGCCGGCGGTGTTGACGTTCATCACGACGGCGTAGTTGTAGTACGGGACCTCGTAGTACAGGTGCTCGCTGCTGCCGCCGGGGGAGGACGAGCTCCGGACGTGCCGGTTGTACGTGGGCGAATCCGGGTTCTCGTCCCACCAATCGAGCGGGTCGGTCCGGAAGTAGGACAGGCCCGTCCCGGGGTTGGAGCTACGGCCGAAGGCCTGGGTCAGGGTCCAGGTGCCGGCTGGGGTGCGCGAGCTGTACTCGCTGGGGGCGCCGACGCCGTCCTGGCCCAGATGGGCGGTGACGGGCCCGAACTTCCTGGCCCACGACCCGTTGGTCTGCTTCTGCCAGGCGATCAGGGTGGCCGTGGTGGAGTACCGCGATGAAGCGCTGACGGTGATGATCTGCGTCGCATTGCCCACTGTCACCGGGATGCTGGCCTTCGGCGCGGTGGTCGACGCCTGGACGGGGGCGGGGGTGGTCGTCGGCTTGGGGGTGGCCGTCGGCTTGGGGGTGGTCCTGACGGTGGGCTTCGGCGCCACCGACGTTGTTCGGGCGGGCGGCCGCGGCGCCGTCGACGCGGCAACCGGTTTCGGGGTGGTCCGGGCGGTGACGACCGGCTTGGGCGAGGCCACGGGTGTCGGGGCGGCGGTGGACGACGTCGGCGCTGCGGCGCTGGACGTCGTCACCGTGGGCGTCGACGGAACGGCGGCGACGGCGGGCGCCGGTGTCGTCGCGTCGCGTGTGGTGGTCGGGGGAGCGACGGGGCGGGGGATCGCGGTCGATCGAACCACCGGCAGGCTGGACGAGCGGCTCGCCGCGGACGTGGACGCCGACCGGGTGGACGAGTTCGCGAAGCTCGTCGTCGGTGCCAGGTTCGGGACGAAGATCTGACTGGAGCCGGCCGCGAGGGTAGGGCCCGAGGGCGACACGGGGCTCGATGACGACACCGGCAGGGCCACGTCCGACGGACGGTTCTTCTCGGCCGAGCCGGACGGGACAGCGGCCGGCAGGACATAGATGGCGCCGACCACGGTGAGGACAGCGGTGACCGACAGCACCAGCTTCTTGATCACAGGCGTCACATTAATCCCACCAGCACCACCGACAACAGCCCGGATGAGTAATTGTCAACCCGACACGCTGAGACTTCACCTGTCCGGTTGACCGGACCGTGGGCGACTCGGGCACTCTCGCGAGCGGGGCGCGACCCCGCCCGCGAGTGCCGAGCAGTCGCGCTCAGGCGTCGCTCTTGCCGGTGGACAGGCCGGAGGTGATCAACCCCATGACGGCCGAGTCCTGCAAGGTCGTCACGTCACCCAGATCGCGGTTCTCGGCCACATCGCGCAGCAGTCGCCGCATGATCTTGCCCGAGCGGGTCTTGGGCAGCTCGGGGACGATCATGATCTGGCGCGGTCGCGCGATCGGCCCGATCTGGGTGGCCACGTGCTTCCGGAGTTCGGCGACGAGTGTTTCCCCGGCGGCCGGGCCGCCATCGGCCACGCGCGCGGTGGCGTCCCCACGGAGGATGACGAACGCCACGATGCCCTGCCCGGTCAGAGCGTCGTTGGCCCCGACCACCGCCGCCTCGGCCACGCTCGGGTGGGCGACCAGCGCGGACTCGACCTCGGTGGTCGAGATGCGGTGACCGGACACGTTCATCACGTCGTCGACCCGACCGAGCAGCCACAGGGCGCCGTCGGAGTCGTACTTCGCGCCGTCGCCGGCGAAGTAGTAGCCGTGGGAGGCGAACCGCGACCAGTACGTGTCCCGGTAGCGCTCGTCGTCACCCCAGATGGTGCGGAGCATGGCCGGCCACGGCTTCGCGATGACCAGGTAGCCGCCCTCACCGTGACCGACCGGGACGCCCTCGTCGTTGACGATCTGCGCGGCGATCCCGGGCAGGGCCCGCATTGCCGAGCCCGGTTTGGTGGCGGTGACACCGGGCAGCGGGGAGATCATCATCGCGCCGGTCTCGGTCTGCCACCAGGTGTCGACGATCGGGCAGCGATCGTGCCCGATGTGGGTTCGGTACCACATCCACGCCTCGGGGTTGATCGACTCACCCACGCTGCCGAGCACCCGCAGGGAATCGAGTTTGTACCGGGCCGGGATCTCGGCTCCCCACTTCATGAAGGTGCGGATGAGCGTGGGCGCCGTGTAGTAGATGGTGACCCCGTACTTGTCGATGATCTCCCAGTGCCGGCCCTCGTCGGGGGTGTTCGGCGTCCCTTCGTAGATCACCTCGGTGGCGCCGTTGGCGAGCGGACCGTAGACGTTGTAGGAGTGCCCGGTGACCCAGCCGATATCGGCGGTGCACCAGAACACGTCGGTCTCCGGCTTGAGATCGAACACCGCGTGGTGGGTGAACGCGACCTGGGTCAGGTAGCCGCCGGAGGTGTGCAGGATGCCCTTCGGCTTTCCGGTGGTGCCCGACGTGTAGAGGATGAACAGCGGCTGCTCGGCCGGGAACCCTTCCGGGACGTGCTCGGTCGACTGCTCGTCCACCAGGTCGTGCCACCAGATGTCCTTCTCGGTCCAGGCCACGTCCAGACCGGTGCGGTTGACCACCAGCACGTGCTCGACCGGTGAACCCTCGGTGGCCACCGCATCGTCGACGGCGGCCTTGAGCGGCACGGCCGACCCGCGTCGGTACTGCCCGTCGGACGTGATGACCAGGCGCGCGCTGGCGTCGGCGATACGAGTCCGCAGGGCCTCGGCGGAGAAACCGCCGAAGATGACGGAATGGGCCAGGCCGAGCCTCGCGCAGGCCAGCATCGAGAAGACCGCTTCCGGGATCATCGGCAGGTAGATCGCCACGCGGTCGCCGGCGTTCAGGCCCAGGGACAGAAGCGCGTTCGCCGTCTTGGACACCTCGTCCTTCAACTGCGAGTAGGTGATGGTCCGCGCGTCGCCCGGCTCCCCTTCCCAGTGGATGGCCACCTTGTCGCCGTTCCCGGCTTCGACGTGGCGATCCGCGCAGTTGTAGGCCACGTTCAACTTGCCGTCCGCGAACCAGGTCGCGTGGGGGGCGTCCGAGAAGTCGAGCACCTGCGTGAACGGGGTGGACCAGGAGAGGCGACGGGCCTGCTCGGCCCACCACGCCTCGGGGTCGGCCTCGGCCCGTTCGTAGGCGTCGGCCGTGAGGTTCGCGGCGGCGGCGAATTCGGCGCTGGGCGGGAAGGTCCGGTCCTCGGCCAGCAGATTGGACAAGGCGGCTTCGGGTGCCTGTTCGTTCATCGGGTGTCTCCCTGTTCGACAGCGGTGTCGGCTGGTGCGGTGTGCGCCTGGCCCGATATGACGCGACGACTGCGTCGCGCGACGCGGCCCAGGTCGGCCCGGTGGCCCTGCCTCGCGACGCACGGACGCCAACGAGCCACCTTCCCACCAGCAAACTATCGGGGAGCCCGGACAGTGCCCGGGGCGGGGTGGTCAGTTCGCGCCACCGGCTCCGTCTCGTCGCGGGAGGCACGGCGCGGCGTGGTCGCGGCCTGGGGAGCAGACCCCGGCGACCTGACTACCGTGAGCGGGTGACCTCGACGCCCTGGCCTGATCTGTTGGCGCTGCCCGGCGTGCCGGAGGCGGTGTCCAGGGCCCGCACGGCCATCGAGCAGGTTCACCGTCATCCGGCCAACCGACGAGGGTGGCCCCGGACCTCGGCGGCGGCGTCGGTCCGCGCGGCCCGGGCCTCGGCGATGCTGGATGGCGGGTCCGGCGAGATCGACCCGGCCGCGGCGTCGGTGAGCGATCCGGTCCTGGCCGGTGCCCTTCGGGTGGCCGCAGCCATCGGCGGCCTGGTCCCGGTCTGGGAACGGGCGCCGCTGCAAGCGCTGGCTCGCCTGCACACCCTGGCCGCCGCCGATCTGAGCCACCCTGACCTCCTGGGACGGCCGGCCCCCGACCGGCCGGACCTCGCCGCACGTCTGTCCGCGCTGGCTCAGACGGTGCTGGCGGCGCCCTGGCCGGCTCCGGTGATGGTGGCGGTGGTGCACGGCGAAATCCTCGACCTACGGCCCTTCGGAACGGCCGACGGAGTGGTGGCCCGAGCTGCCGCCCGGCTGACGCTGATCAGTTCGGGACTCGACCCGCACGGCCTCACGACGCCCGAAGTCGGGCACCTCCGTGTGGGTTCGGTCTATCCCGAGTCGGCGGCCGCATTCGCCGACGGATCCGGGGTGGCCGCGTGGATCGTGCATGTCAGCGCTGCCCTGGAAGCCGGGGCGCGGGAGGGCACCTCCATCGCCGAGGCGGCGAACTGACGTCGCGACGGACGAAGCTCAGGGGCGGTCGGGCCGTTTCCGCGGCCTTC
This window of the Nakamurella panacisegetis genome carries:
- a CDS encoding alpha/beta fold hydrolase, coding for MTAASVTNNSAALAHRSVSANGIRFHLVSAGTGPLVLMLHGFGGIWTNWRHQLPDLAEAGHHAVAADLRGAGDSDKPPRGYDAFTLAADVAGMIRALGEREAILVGQGYGGVLAFNTAIMYPDLVRSVVAISAPHPGRMARLRRPVRTDPYGRLLTFAALPIAPDRRLAASGGSLLERIVRSHAGPAWAASTDFTRTIAGMRRAIVTPGAARGAIEPLRWVARSPYRSDGHRHREALARPLTAPVLHLVGEGDRFTPAAALRGTKDQCAGAYTFEVIPGVGHYPAEEAPGIVNARIAAFLSSSV
- a CDS encoding phage holin family protein → MSGTPQPPVNYGGNTGRPAIGLVAEPDVDTSASIGALVKDATVQMSTLVRAEIELAKLEVAASVKTALTGAVFFIVAGVIGLFSLFFFWFMIGEILDIWLPRWAAFTIVFGAMLAMVGLLAFLGIKKVKKVKKPERTISTLSETASTLKSAAKHSEPPAAR
- a CDS encoding L,D-transpeptidase family protein is translated as MGNATQIITVSASSRYSTTATLIAWQKQTNGSWARKFGPVTAHLGQDGVGAPSEYSSRTPAGTWTLTQAFGRSSNPGTGLSYFRTDPLDWWDENPDSPTYNRHVRSSSSPGGSSEHLYYEVPYYNYAVVMNVNTAGVPGGGSAFFLHVTDGGPTAGCVSIDQGTLVKIMQWLKPGGHPRIAIGVS
- the acs gene encoding acetate--CoA ligase, with protein sequence MNEQAPEAALSNLLAEDRTFPPSAEFAAAANLTADAYERAEADPEAWWAEQARRLSWSTPFTQVLDFSDAPHATWFADGKLNVAYNCADRHVEAGNGDKVAIHWEGEPGDARTITYSQLKDEVSKTANALLSLGLNAGDRVAIYLPMIPEAVFSMLACARLGLAHSVIFGGFSAEALRTRIADASARLVITSDGQYRRGSAVPLKAAVDDAVATEGSPVEHVLVVNRTGLDVAWTEKDIWWHDLVDEQSTEHVPEGFPAEQPLFILYTSGTTGKPKGILHTSGGYLTQVAFTHHAVFDLKPETDVFWCTADIGWVTGHSYNVYGPLANGATEVIYEGTPNTPDEGRHWEIIDKYGVTIYYTAPTLIRTFMKWGAEIPARYKLDSLRVLGSVGESINPEAWMWYRTHIGHDRCPIVDTWWQTETGAMMISPLPGVTATKPGSAMRALPGIAAQIVNDEGVPVGHGEGGYLVIAKPWPAMLRTIWGDDERYRDTYWSRFASHGYYFAGDGAKYDSDGALWLLGRVDDVMNVSGHRISTTEVESALVAHPSVAEAAVVGANDALTGQGIVAFVILRGDATARVADGGPAAGETLVAELRKHVATQIGPIARPRQIMIVPELPKTRSGKIMRRLLRDVAENRDLGDVTTLQDSAVMGLITSGLSTGKSDA
- a CDS encoding oxidoreductase, producing MTSTPWPDLLALPGVPEAVSRARTAIEQVHRHPANRRGWPRTSAAASVRAARASAMLDGGSGEIDPAAASVSDPVLAGALRVAAAIGGLVPVWERAPLQALARLHTLAAADLSHPDLLGRPAPDRPDLAARLSALAQTVLAAPWPAPVMVAVVHGEILDLRPFGTADGVVARAAARLTLISSGLDPHGLTTPEVGHLRVGSVYPESAAAFADGSGVAAWIVHVSAALEAGAREGTSIAEAAN